The following proteins come from a genomic window of Lineus longissimus chromosome 18, tnLinLong1.2, whole genome shotgun sequence:
- the LOC135502346 gene encoding uncharacterized protein LOC135502346 produces the protein MENTNIFVIFVLFLPYIVWSQDFQETCSGDMKIECATGDIVIIHINQGERLLEDRCKQGRHKEDKLFERQIWDLCSAKQSCVIPFKYKMEDLQYLEVLYDCGVRHDLCRDVTITGNTSYLESPKFRKVFPYTSKQKCSCEAKFDSNRDVKVSFTHNVFNTSKAHVKVFWDNITKTIDNKTERKIASKLSHQATERFKVIFEAGEEPGGGHFQLSYETDKPITMVCNPGTDQSANLLFFLVAPAAFVGSLIILAIVICIVRGNAAKRRRDRANRQDFVDRPNPGTPDYATRESFASSYTGSSCSCEEHQACQAHVDHYDRPRPGNIYVGMGRL, from the exons atGGAGAATACTAACATATTCGTTATTTTCGTGTTATTCTTGCCTTATATCG TCTGGTCTCAAGACTTCCAGGAGACTTGTTCCGGCGACATGAAAATAGAGTGCGCCACAGGTGACATCGTCATCATCCACATCAACCAGGGAGAGCGCCTCCTTGAGGACAGATGCAAGCAAGGTCGTCACAAGGAGGACAAGCTATTCGAAAGACAAATCTGGGACTTGTGCAGCGCCAAGCAAAGCTGTGTCATTCCGTTTAAGTACAAAATGGAGGACTTGCAGTACTTAGAAGTTCTTTATGACTGTG GGGTTCGGCACGACCTATGTCGTGATGTCACAATAACCGGAAATACGTCATACCTCGAAAGCCCCAAATTCCGGAAAGTATTCCCATACacatcaaaacaaaaatgttcatgtgagGCCAAGTTTGATTCAAATCGAGATGTCAAGGTCTCCTTTACTCACAATGTGTTCAACACAAGCAAAGCACACGTGAAGGTCTTTTGGGATAACATAACAAAAACCATTGACAACAAGACGGAGAGAAAGATCGCGAGTAAACTGTCGCACCAGGCCACGGAGCGTTTCAAGGTGATCTTTGAAGCTGGCGAGGAACCTGGGGGCGGGCACTTTCAGCTGAGTTATGAGACGGATAAGCCAATCACGATGGTGTGTAACCCAGGCACAGACCAGAGCGCAA ATCTGCTATTTTTCCTGGTCGCCCCCGCCGCCTTCGTGGGTTCACTTATCATCCTAGCCATAGTGATCTGCATTGTAAG AGGCAACGCAGCCAAAAGGAGGCGGGACCGTGCTAACCGGCAAGATTTCGTCGATAGGCCTAATCCGGGCACTCCAGATTACGCTACGCGGGAAAGCTTCGCATCGAGTTACACGGGGTCCAGCTGTTCTTGTGAAGAgcaccaggcatgccaggctCACGTTGATCACTATGATCGTCCAAGGCCGGGAAATATTTACGTGGGAATGGGTCGTCTGTGA
- the LOC135502347 gene encoding uncharacterized protein LOC135502347, producing the protein MAATSGLYPLEYIRPKKWMGPVCNVENILADASPGPFKKYESITRSSFVPWANEGGRVFARKEYQTPRMATGIMPQNITNPAVEYTERLLPYHPRIKTTSLPTDGPYQFLPRRRKLPKPHPDQGVFYFAPNAPFHRHRATSARAGLPTTSERSILPTAPKSACATNDSEIASRDIMSVTGRDYSRRKWLQGPHGALTVGEFDGGAPMRPDLKINARYFYTLKRQQLVT; encoded by the exons ATGGCTGCCACGTCTGGTCTGTACCCACTGGAGTATATCAGGCCAAAGAAGTGGATGGGG CCAGTATGTAATGTCGAAAACATCCTGGCCGATGCCAGCCCTGGCCCGTTCAAGAAGTACGAATCCATTACGAGGAGTAGTTTCGTCCCCTGGGCGAATGAGGGTGGCAGAGTGTTTGCGCGAAAGGAATACCAGACGCCGAGAATGGCAACAGGAATAA TGCCACAGAACATCACCAACCCAGCTGTAGAATATACAGAGCGATTGCTGCCATATCATCCAAGAATAAAG ACCACTTCTTTACCGACTGATGGTCCGTACCAGTTCTTACCAAGGAGACGAAAGCTTCCCAAGCCTCATCCGG ACCAAGGTGTATTTTACTTCGCGCCGAATGCTCCATTCCACAGACACCGGGCAACCTCTGCAAGGGCAGGACTGCCAACTACCAGTGAAAGATCGATACTCCCAACTGCACCCAAATCAGCATGTGCTACAAATGACTCTGAAATAGCATCACGTGACATCATGAGCGTAACCGGAAGGGACTATTCAAGGCGGAAGTGGTTACAAGGTCCACACGGGGCGCTGACTGTGGGAG AATTCGATGGTGGTGCCCCCATGCGGCCGGATCTGAAGATAAACGCGAGATATTTTTACACGCTCAAACGACAACAGCTGGTCACATAG